The proteins below come from a single Tissierella sp. MB52-C2 genomic window:
- a CDS encoding ABC transporter ATP-binding protein, whose translation MNKLTIGQLEEKYPFIISYFEENKLDTSNYKDKTFREYLDSFSQEDIENWAINKEKLESDLETFIEQMKEFLGIKEDAKVKSLTILSGHNKSGDKEGFEELTINKSEIVSIVGPTGSGKSRLLADIEWTAQRDTPTGRGILINGEMPDKKWRFSSNNKLVAQLSQNMNFVMDLTVREFLELHAQSRLVQDVEETIKKIISAANNLAGEKFDLETPVTSLSGGQSRALMIADTAILSSSPIVLIDEIENAGIDRKKALELLVSEDKIVLMATHDPILALMADKRIVIKNGGIDKIIGTSNEEKELLLELEKMDNIIQGMRNRLRTGEKLQ comes from the coding sequence ATGAATAAATTAACTATAGGACAGCTAGAAGAAAAATATCCTTTCATAATTAGCTATTTTGAAGAAAATAAATTAGACACAAGTAATTATAAAGATAAAACATTTAGAGAATATTTAGATAGCTTTAGTCAAGAGGACATAGAAAATTGGGCCATAAATAAGGAAAAATTAGAATCAGATCTAGAAACATTCATAGAGCAGATGAAAGAATTCTTAGGAATAAAAGAAGATGCAAAGGTGAAATCCTTGACTATATTATCTGGTCATAATAAATCAGGAGATAAAGAAGGATTTGAAGAATTAACTATAAATAAATCGGAAATAGTTTCCATAGTAGGCCCTACGGGTTCAGGTAAATCTAGGCTGCTAGCCGATATAGAATGGACTGCTCAAAGGGATACACCTACAGGCAGGGGAATACTAATAAATGGAGAGATGCCAGATAAGAAATGGAGATTTTCTTCTAATAACAAATTAGTAGCTCAACTTTCACAAAACATGAATTTTGTAATGGATCTTACAGTTAGGGAGTTCTTAGAGCTTCATGCACAAAGCAGGTTGGTTCAAGATGTAGAAGAGACAATAAAGAAAATAATTAGTGCAGCCAATAATCTTGCAGGAGAAAAGTTTGATTTAGAGACTCCAGTGACATCTTTAAGTGGTGGACAATCAAGGGCTTTAATGATTGCAGATACAGCGATACTTAGTTCTTCACCAATAGTACTAATTGATGAAATAGAAAATGCAGGAATAGATAGAAAAAAGGCCTTAGAGTTATTAGTATCTGAGGACAAGATAGTCCTTATGGCCACCCATGATCCAATATTAGCCCTTATGGCAGATAAGAGAATTGTAATTAAAAATGGCGGTATAGATAAGATAATTGGAACTAGCAATGAAGAAAAAGAGTTATTATTAGAGCTTGAGAAAATGGATAATATTATTCAAGGAATGAGAAATAGACTTAGAACCGGAGAAAAGTTACAGTGA
- a CDS encoding MarR family transcriptional regulator, protein MSNLDQLLLNFKNLTENIDYLGVPDHNRGIFKKYNLSQVHCIDCIGNLEDTNVTKISEELNMTRGAISKITKKLLSEGLIKQYKKPDNKKEIFFELTDRGWEVYHAHRELHDISEIEYINIFKKFNDNEIEIIISFLKEMNNYFKEQIEEISKNEN, encoded by the coding sequence TTGAGTAATTTAGATCAATTATTATTAAATTTTAAAAACTTAACGGAGAATATAGATTACTTGGGTGTTCCAGATCATAACCGTGGAATATTCAAGAAATACAATCTATCACAAGTGCACTGTATAGATTGTATTGGTAATCTAGAAGATACCAATGTTACTAAGATATCAGAAGAATTAAATATGACCAGAGGTGCTATCAGCAAGATAACTAAGAAATTACTTTCTGAAGGACTTATAAAACAATATAAAAAGCCTGATAATAAAAAGGAAATTTTCTTCGAACTTACAGATAGGGGCTGGGAGGTATATCATGCCCATAGAGAATTACATGATATATCTGAGATCGAATATATTAATATCTTCAAAAAATTTAATGATAATGAAATAGAAATAATCATAAGTTTTTTAAAAGAAATGAATAATTATTTTAAAGAACAGATAGAGGAGATAAGTAAAAATGAAAATTGA
- a CDS encoding dihydrofolate reductase family protein: MSRKIIMNLAMSIDGFIADENGGFDWIVGDGNNKLNTEKQWDYDKFLDRIDTVVMGKNCYDQKFYQEFKEKTVFVATSKSLDDYENINFINGDICKVILDEKKKEGKDIFLFGGGILIDSFIKADIIDEFIIGIIPTVLGKGRPLFLGNNPTVKLKLEEYYIDNGVTVLCYKKR, encoded by the coding sequence ATGAGTAGAAAAATTATAATGAATTTGGCAATGAGTATTGATGGCTTTATTGCTGATGAAAATGGTGGCTTTGATTGGATTGTTGGTGATGGAAATAACAAACTCAATACTGAAAAACAATGGGATTATGATAAATTCTTAGATAGAATTGATACTGTTGTTATGGGGAAAAACTGCTATGACCAAAAATTTTACCAGGAGTTTAAAGAAAAAACTGTATTTGTGGCTACTTCTAAATCTCTGGATGATTATGAAAATATTAATTTTATTAACGGTGATATATGCAAAGTTATTCTTGATGAAAAGAAAAAAGAGGGCAAAGATATTTTTTTATTTGGTGGTGGCATTCTTATAGATAGCTTTATCAAAGCAGACATAATTGATGAATTTATTATAGGTATTATCCCAACTGTTTTGGGAAAAGGAAGACCATTGTTTCTGGGAAACAATCCTACTGTAAAATTGAAGCTAGAAGAATACTATATTGATAACGGAGTTACAGTCCTATGTTATAAAAAACGTTAA
- a CDS encoding WYL domain-containing protein: MKADRLISILMLLQIHKQLTASELAQRLEVSVRTIYRDIEALSGAGVPIFADRGTNGGIKLLGDYKTSLSGINNDEIYSLFIPTGDKILEDLGFEKLKYSTILKLLGGSAPNQIKEVENIQNYIYIDMHTWNENPAIVDKNILSLLQNAIWNSNIIKIVYRKTNEIKEVILNPLGLVCKRGIWYLIAIDAEIIKTYRVSSIESALFTDEHFNRPSDFNLEAHWKSSVSNYKSRIPKYTFTFIVDPWILNHIKERKFITISKELVRDNKIYLDIVFEDIWQGIEFAFAYGKNIRIIKPVEAINEIKTKATEIIQLYK; encoded by the coding sequence ATGAAAGCAGATAGATTAATTTCTATATTAATGTTATTGCAGATTCATAAACAACTAACGGCTAGTGAGTTGGCTCAAAGGTTAGAAGTCTCTGTCAGAACTATTTATAGAGATATTGAAGCTCTGAGTGGTGCTGGGGTACCCATATTCGCTGACCGAGGAACAAATGGAGGAATAAAGTTATTAGGAGATTATAAAACTTCTTTAAGTGGAATAAATAATGATGAGATTTACTCTTTATTTATTCCAACTGGCGACAAAATTTTAGAAGATTTAGGTTTTGAAAAACTTAAATACTCTACAATACTTAAACTTTTAGGGGGTTCTGCTCCAAATCAAATTAAGGAAGTTGAAAATATTCAAAACTATATTTATATAGATATGCATACTTGGAATGAGAACCCGGCTATTGTAGATAAAAATATTCTTTCCTTATTACAAAATGCCATCTGGAACAGCAATATAATCAAGATAGTATATAGAAAAACAAACGAGATAAAAGAAGTAATCTTAAATCCACTGGGATTGGTATGTAAAAGAGGCATCTGGTATTTGATTGCAATAGATGCTGAAATAATTAAAACCTATAGGGTAAGTTCCATAGAAAGTGCCCTTTTTACAGACGAGCATTTCAATAGACCAAGTGATTTCAACTTAGAAGCTCATTGGAAATCATCTGTCAGCAATTATAAGTCTCGAATTCCTAAATATACGTTTACTTTTATTGTTGACCCTTGGATTTTAAATCATATAAAGGAAAGAAAATTTATCACTATAAGTAAAGAACTTGTAAGAGACAATAAAATTTACTTAGATATAGTTTTTGAAGATATTTGGCAAGGTATTGAATTTGCTTTTGCGTATGGAAAGAATATAAGAATTATAAAACCCGTTGAAGCAATTAATGAAATTAAAACAAAAGCTACTGAAATTATTCAACTATATAAATAG
- a CDS encoding cyclase family protein codes for MKIDLSISIQRELFNDLLEKSFKAKRDIIGHIGTHFDVMNKKFSLENTIRNGKLFDVRNIRDREIDTTDIDLNRIEENDFVIFYTGYLEEEPYGTEKYFTDYPVLSKDLIDNLISKKVSLIGIDTASIVKPDIHIETDQYCADNGIFIIENLDNLKLLLNEAKDESFKVYTFPINIENISGLPCRVIAEI; via the coding sequence ATGAAAATTGATTTAAGTATAAGTATTCAAAGAGAACTCTTTAATGATCTTTTAGAAAAATCTTTTAAAGCTAAGAGAGATATCATTGGACATATCGGAACACATTTTGATGTGATGAATAAAAAGTTTTCTCTAGAAAATACTATTCGAAATGGTAAATTGTTTGATGTCAGAAATATTAGAGATAGAGAAATTGACACTACAGATATAGATTTAAATAGAATAGAAGAAAATGACTTTGTCATATTCTATACTGGCTATCTTGAAGAAGAACCTTATGGAACGGAAAAGTATTTTACAGATTACCCTGTTCTTTCAAAGGACTTAATAGATAATCTTATTTCTAAAAAAGTTAGTCTTATTGGAATAGATACAGCTAGTATTGTAAAACCTGATATTCATATTGAAACAGACCAGTACTGTGCTGATAATGGAATCTTTATAATTGAAAACCTTGATAATCTAAAACTACTTTTGAATGAGGCTAAAGATGAAAGTTTTAAAGTATATACATTTCCAATTAATATAGAAAATATAAGTGGATTGCCTTGTAGGGTAATTGCTGAAATATAA
- a CDS encoding GNAT family N-acetyltransferase, whose amino-acid sequence MEQIKSCSEEKADYIHRRLQEYNSRYITDYEDLSYCIENEKGKCIAGIVASRDMDCITIDYLFVDDAYRKNGYGSKLLTYLETQAIPLGAKRIILNPFGFQAPDFYDKNGYQLFGKIEPSFSDYGQYFFKKEL is encoded by the coding sequence ATGGAGCAGATAAAAAGTTGTAGTGAAGAAAAGGCAGATTATATTCACAGACGCTTACAGGAGTATAATAGTCGATACATTACGGATTATGAAGATTTATCTTATTGTATTGAAAATGAAAAGGGTAAATGCATTGCTGGAATTGTTGCGTCAAGAGATATGGATTGTATTACAATAGACTATTTGTTTGTAGATGATGCATATCGAAAAAATGGATATGGGTCAAAATTATTAACCTATCTTGAAACACAGGCCATTCCTTTGGGTGCAAAAAGAATTATCTTAAATCCCTTTGGATTTCAAGCACCAGATTTTTATGATAAGAATGGTTATCAGTTATTTGGAAAAATAGAGCCATCCTTTAGTGACTATGGACAATATTTTTTCAAAAAGGAGCTATAA
- the hcp gene encoding hydroxylamine reductase: MSMFCYQCQEAAGGKGCTKVGMCGKTADLAALQDLMIYAVKGISVLGVKADEAGIQIPELDRFLIDSLFMTITNANFDKERFFKKIKEALKLRDVLKATLIEKGIELGSLADAATFTVNSDDEIVFKSTSQEVGVLATENEDVRSLRELIIYGVKGMAAYAEHASNLGYEDPEISKFIRKAMAATLDDSLTADELVALTLETGKFGVDVMALLDKANTSTYGNPEITEVNIGVGNRPGILVSGHDLKDFEELLEQTKNSGVDIYTHGEMLPANYYPEFKKYDHFVGNYGNAWWKQKEEFEKFNGVILFTTNCIVPPLASYADRVYTTGASGYPGFKHIPNRVEGKQKDFSELIEHAKRLPAPTEIEKGKIVGGFAHAQVFALADKVVEAVKSGAIKKFFVMAGCDGRQGSRNYYTDFASALPKDTVILTAGCAKYKYNKLNLGDINGIPRVLDAGQCNDSYSLAVIALKLKEIFELNDINELPIAYNIAWYEQKAVIVLLALLHLGVKNIHLGPTLPAFLSPNVAKVLVDTFGIGTISNVEDDIAMFMGERAEA; this comes from the coding sequence ATGAGTATGTTTTGTTATCAATGTCAAGAGGCAGCAGGCGGAAAAGGTTGTACAAAGGTAGGTATGTGTGGAAAGACAGCTGATTTAGCAGCGTTACAAGATTTAATGATCTATGCAGTAAAAGGTATTTCAGTATTAGGTGTAAAAGCAGACGAAGCAGGGATTCAAATTCCAGAATTAGATAGGTTTTTAATAGATAGTTTATTTATGACTATTACAAATGCTAACTTTGACAAAGAAAGATTCTTTAAAAAGATTAAAGAGGCATTAAAATTAAGAGATGTATTAAAGGCAACTTTAATTGAAAAAGGCATAGAATTAGGTAGTTTAGCAGATGCTGCGACATTTACAGTTAATTCAGATGATGAAATAGTATTTAAGTCAACTAGCCAAGAAGTAGGTGTACTTGCCACAGAAAATGAAGATGTAAGATCATTGAGAGAGTTGATTATCTATGGCGTTAAAGGAATGGCAGCATATGCTGAACATGCAAGTAATTTAGGATATGAAGATCCAGAAATATCTAAGTTCATTAGAAAAGCAATGGCTGCAACTTTAGATGATAGTCTAACAGCAGACGAATTAGTGGCATTGACTTTAGAAACAGGCAAATTTGGTGTAGATGTAATGGCATTACTTGATAAAGCTAATACTTCTACTTATGGAAACCCAGAAATAACAGAAGTAAATATAGGGGTAGGAAATAGACCAGGAATATTAGTCTCAGGACATGATTTAAAAGATTTTGAAGAATTATTAGAGCAAACTAAAAATTCAGGAGTAGACATCTATACTCATGGTGAGATGTTACCAGCAAACTATTATCCAGAGTTTAAAAAATATGACCACTTTGTAGGAAACTATGGAAATGCTTGGTGGAAACAAAAAGAAGAATTTGAAAAGTTCAATGGAGTTATATTATTTACTACAAACTGTATAGTACCACCATTAGCGTCCTATGCTGATAGAGTATATACAACAGGTGCATCAGGTTATCCAGGATTCAAACATATTCCAAACAGAGTAGAAGGTAAACAAAAAGACTTCTCAGAGTTAATTGAGCACGCAAAGAGATTACCAGCTCCAACAGAAATAGAAAAAGGTAAAATCGTAGGTGGATTTGCCCATGCTCAAGTATTTGCCTTAGCTGATAAAGTAGTAGAAGCAGTTAAATCAGGTGCTATTAAGAAATTCTTTGTAATGGCAGGTTGTGACGGAAGACAAGGAAGCAGAAACTACTACACAGATTTTGCATCAGCACTTCCAAAGGATACAGTAATCCTTACTGCTGGCTGTGCAAAATATAAATACAATAAATTAAATTTAGGAGATATTAATGGAATTCCTAGAGTATTAGATGCAGGACAATGTAACGACTCTTATTCCTTAGCAGTCATAGCTCTTAAGCTAAAGGAAATATTTGAATTAAATGATATAAATGAATTGCCAATAGCATATAATATAGCTTGGTATGAACAAAAAGCAGTAATAGTATTACTTGCATTACTACACTTAGGTGTAAAGAATATCCACTTAGGACCTACATTACCAGCATTCCTTTCACCAAATGTAGCTAAAGTATTAGTAGATACTTTTGGAATTGGAACGATATCAAATGTAGAAGATGATATAGCAATGTTTATGGGAGAAAGAGCAGAAGCTTAA
- a CDS encoding GTP-binding protein, translating into MNLIVFSGPPSSGKTSIILKTIDALKQRDISVGVVKFDCLYTDDDILYEKAEIPVKKGLSGALCPDHFFASNIEEVVKWGNQMKLDMLITESAGLCNRCSPYIRNIKGVCVIDNLSGINTPKKIGPMLKSADIVVITKGDIVSQAEREVFASKVNSVNPRATTMHINGLTGQGAYELSTLLFDEEQQIDSVQGMELRFPMPSAMCSYCLGETRIGEAYQMGNVRKMELGDDYE; encoded by the coding sequence ATGAATTTAATCGTATTTTCAGGTCCACCTTCATCAGGAAAGACCTCAATAATATTAAAAACAATAGATGCTTTAAAACAGAGAGATATCTCTGTAGGAGTAGTAAAGTTTGACTGCCTTTATACAGATGATGATATATTATATGAAAAGGCTGAGATTCCAGTAAAAAAGGGGCTTTCAGGGGCACTTTGTCCAGACCATTTCTTTGCTTCAAATATAGAAGAAGTTGTGAAATGGGGAAATCAAATGAAACTAGATATGCTAATTACTGAATCTGCAGGACTTTGTAATAGATGTTCTCCCTATATAAGAAATATAAAGGGTGTTTGTGTTATAGATAACTTATCTGGAATAAACACTCCAAAGAAAATTGGACCTATGTTAAAGTCAGCAGATATAGTAGTTATCACTAAGGGAGATATAGTATCACAGGCAGAAAGAGAAGTATTTGCTTCAAAGGTAAATTCAGTAAACCCAAGGGCGACCACTATGCATATTAATGGTCTTACGGGGCAAGGAGCTTATGAATTAAGCACCTTATTGTTTGATGAAGAACAGCAAATAGACTCTGTACAAGGAATGGAACTAAGATTCCCAATGCCATCAGCTATGTGTTCCTATTGTCTAGGAGAAACAAGAATAGGAGAGGCATATCAAATGGGAAATGTAAGGAAGATGGAACTAGGTGATGATTATGAATAA
- a CDS encoding methylated-DNA--[protein]-cysteine S-methyltransferase, whose translation MKNIVFYPTSLGSIGIVEKNGSIIELFFGKEHKSIGCVEQETPLLKEAARQLEEYLEGKLKFFDLPLEPKGTDFQQTVWAALLDIPYGETRTYKQVAEAIGKPEASRAVGIANSKNPILIITPCHRVIGTDGKLVGYAAGLAVKEKLLKMEKNHVNG comes from the coding sequence ATGAAAAACATTGTATTCTATCCAACATCTCTCGGTTCGATTGGCATTGTAGAAAAAAACGGTTCAATTATTGAACTTTTCTTTGGGAAAGAACATAAGTCTATAGGCTGCGTGGAGCAGGAAACTCCGTTATTAAAGGAAGCAGCACGTCAACTGGAGGAATATCTTGAAGGTAAGCTTAAATTCTTTGACTTACCCCTTGAACCGAAAGGTACAGATTTTCAGCAAACTGTATGGGCTGCTCTGCTAGATATACCTTATGGTGAAACTCGTACTTACAAGCAGGTGGCAGAGGCTATTGGGAAACCAGAAGCATCCCGTGCAGTGGGTATAGCCAACAGCAAAAATCCAATTTTAATTATTACACCATGTCATCGGGTTATAGGTACAGATGGAAAGCTTGTAGGCTACGCTGCAGGACTTGCAGTTAAAGAAAAGCTGTTGAAGATGGAAAAGAACCATGTCAACGGTTAA
- a CDS encoding Ada metal-binding domain-containing protein, translated as MLLSDEQKWKAAIDCDSSYDGQFFYGVKTTGIFCRPSCKSKSPKRDHMVFFDTAEQAQATGFRPCKRCRPDLLKFEPKIETMERIKKVIHEFYTDPKQLKVEIDGLCISKNTMIRLFQEQLGVTPIQYINKLRIEKAKELLLNSQDTILSIALQCGFGSVSTFYSLFRHLVGMSPTQYSKFFVGKEDVK; from the coding sequence ATGCTACTCAGCGATGAGCAGAAATGGAAAGCAGCTATTGATTGTGATTCGTCTTATGACGGTCAGTTTTTTTATGGAGTGAAAACAACGGGTATTTTCTGTCGTCCGTCTTGTAAATCAAAAAGTCCAAAAAGAGATCATATGGTATTTTTTGATACTGCAGAGCAGGCTCAAGCTACTGGATTTCGTCCTTGTAAGCGCTGTAGACCTGATCTTTTGAAATTTGAACCCAAAATAGAGACTATGGAAAGAATTAAAAAAGTAATTCATGAGTTTTATACTGATCCAAAACAGCTTAAAGTAGAGATTGATGGACTTTGTATTAGTAAAAACACTATGATCCGATTATTTCAGGAACAGTTAGGGGTGACTCCTATTCAATATATTAATAAACTTAGAATAGAGAAGGCAAAGGAGCTTTTATTGAACTCACAGGACACGATTTTATCCATTGCTTTGCAATGTGGATTCGGTAGTGTTTCAACATTCTACAGTCTTTTTCGACATTTAGTTGGTATGTCACCCACACAGTACAGTAAATTTTTTGTTGGAAAGGAAGATGTAAAATGA
- a CDS encoding RidA family protein, which translates to MKNNKSKDNNRIERINPLGVPAPVGRYSHITKIPRDSEIYVFSGQIGVDLEGNVPSNLNEQVINTFSNISNLLSSQDLNPDNVIKVNIWATEQIDWDFFDSKWDELFGDNSPSMTIAYISELGLPELKIEIEIWAAK; encoded by the coding sequence ATGAAAAATAATAAATCTAAAGATAATAATAGAATAGAAAGAATAAATCCGTTGGGAGTTCCAGCGCCAGTTGGTAGGTATAGTCATATTACTAAAATACCAAGAGATTCTGAAATTTATGTTTTTTCAGGTCAAATAGGAGTAGATCTTGAAGGAAATGTTCCTTCAAATCTTAATGAGCAAGTAATCAATACTTTTTCTAATATATCCAACTTATTATCTAGTCAAGATCTAAATCCAGATAATGTTATAAAGGTAAATATTTGGGCTACTGAACAAATAGATTGGGATTTCTTTGATTCTAAGTGGGATGAACTTTTCGGTGATAATTCACCGTCTATGACTATTGCATATATAAGTGAATTGGGATTGCCTGAATTAAAAATCGAAATAGAAATATGGGCTGCAAAGTAA
- a CDS encoding PLP-dependent aminotransferase family protein → MIYIQKDSDDPMYLQIYHQVRKNIEQGNIPHGERLPGIRTLAQTLGVARNTVNQAYTQLAVEGYIQARHGSGFFVLDTSNKFTERNYVPQDINTLSVERSESEQSASPYDFQYGTLSYEQFPFKLWRKYTSQVLLSSQKEVVNQYPDKQGDLLLRQEIKKHLYRSRGMVCCEEQIIIGSGLQYSLNILCTLLRKENSSIAMEEPGYNGARDVFINNNYNLYAIPASKDGLNLSVIHHSDACAAYVTPSHQFPYGTVMPIFQRKELLNWANVRDTYIIEDDYDSELRYDANPVPTLYSLDTEDRTIYIGTFSKSLSPSLRVNYMVLPIPLLRRYYSLFRSHNSPVSWLTQRVLATYMRDGNYENHIRKICITYKRRHDVFVKEAAKMFGRKVILHGRGAGLHFVLEFLDGEEQDWLIKQAAKVGVKVYSMTPFWNNKNDCPQNIIFAGYSLLNEQRIREGIALLQSAWFSALS, encoded by the coding sequence ATGATATACATTCAAAAAGATTCGGATGATCCAATGTATCTTCAAATCTATCATCAAGTCAGAAAAAATATTGAGCAAGGAAATATTCCACATGGAGAACGGCTTCCAGGTATTCGCACACTAGCCCAAACATTAGGTGTTGCACGGAATACCGTTAACCAGGCTTATACTCAACTGGCTGTGGAGGGATATATTCAAGCAAGACATGGGTCGGGATTTTTTGTTCTAGATACTTCAAATAAATTTACGGAGAGGAACTATGTTCCCCAGGATATAAATACTTTATCTGTGGAAAGATCAGAGTCAGAACAATCTGCAAGTCCATATGATTTTCAATACGGCACGCTTTCTTATGAGCAATTTCCTTTCAAGCTATGGCGAAAATATACTTCTCAAGTTCTTTTATCATCGCAGAAAGAAGTAGTTAATCAGTATCCAGATAAGCAAGGTGATCTGTTGTTACGGCAAGAAATCAAAAAACATCTGTACAGATCAAGGGGCATGGTTTGTTGTGAAGAACAAATTATCATTGGTTCTGGACTACAATATTCGTTAAATATTTTGTGTACTCTTCTACGTAAAGAAAATAGCAGTATTGCAATGGAGGAACCGGGATATAATGGAGCAAGAGATGTATTTATCAACAACAATTATAATCTGTATGCAATCCCGGCTAGTAAAGATGGGCTTAATCTCTCAGTCATTCATCATTCCGATGCATGTGCTGCTTATGTAACTCCTTCGCATCAGTTTCCTTATGGTACTGTTATGCCAATTTTTCAGCGTAAGGAGCTTCTTAATTGGGCAAATGTGAGGGATACATATATTATTGAGGACGATTATGATAGCGAACTTAGATATGATGCCAATCCAGTACCGACGCTTTATTCCCTAGATACTGAAGATCGTACTATATATATTGGAACTTTTTCGAAGTCTCTTTCTCCTTCTCTGAGGGTGAACTATATGGTGTTGCCAATACCATTGCTAAGGAGATATTATAGTTTATTCCGTTCTCATAACTCTCCTGTATCATGGCTGACGCAACGTGTTTTAGCCACATATATGAGGGATGGAAATTATGAGAATCATATTCGAAAAATATGCATCACCTACAAAAGGCGTCATGATGTATTTGTAAAGGAAGCAGCGAAAATGTTCGGCAGAAAAGTAATCTTACATGGTCGTGGAGCAGGGTTACATTTTGTTTTGGAGTTTCTTGATGGTGAAGAACAAGATTGGCTTATTAAACAGGCAGCAAAAGTAGGAGTTAAAGTATATTCTATGACTCCATTTTGGAATAATAAGAATGATTGCCCCCAAAATATCATATTTGCAGGGTACAGTTTATTGAATGAACAACGGATACGAGAAGGTATTGCATTGTTACAATCTGCATGGTTCAGTGCATTATCATAA
- a CDS encoding DUF2087 domain-containing protein, which yields MKGNNKELFWDVTIEEMKKGYVELEESYKCIICQEEFTKGRIYEADSMLYDARKATEFHILEEHGSILEYLLKMNPSFIGVSEVQREVLTLMATGLSDKEIAMKLGVAQSTIRNHRYKLREKEKQTRLFLAMMELISLSTNKKINILDKDTLCDAHKTATTIDDRYNITDKEREKTIKNYMDESGSIKIFPAKEKKKIIVLSEIVKHFSKGKKYSEKEINRILQRIHEDYATIRRALIEYGFIERTNDCSSYWVKE from the coding sequence ATGAAAGGAAATAATAAGGAGTTATTTTGGGATGTAACTATTGAAGAGATGAAAAAAGGGTATGTTGAATTAGAGGAAAGTTATAAATGTATAATTTGTCAGGAGGAATTTACAAAGGGGAGAATATATGAAGCAGATTCTATGCTTTATGATGCAAGAAAAGCCACTGAATTTCATATATTAGAAGAACATGGCTCTATTTTAGAATATCTATTAAAGATGAACCCATCATTTATAGGGGTATCAGAGGTTCAAAGAGAGGTATTAACATTAATGGCAACGGGATTATCTGATAAGGAAATAGCCATGAAACTAGGGGTAGCACAGTCTACCATAAGAAATCATCGTTATAAATTACGTGAAAAAGAAAAGCAAACGCGATTATTTTTAGCAATGATGGAATTAATATCATTGAGCACAAATAAGAAGATAAACATATTAGATAAGGATACTCTATGTGATGCACATAAAACAGCAACTACCATAGATGATAGATATAATATCACTGATAAGGAAAGAGAAAAAACAATTAAAAATTATATGGACGAAAGTGGATCAATAAAAATATTTCCTGCTAAGGAAAAGAAGAAAATAATAGTTTTATCTGAAATAGTTAAGCATTTTTCTAAAGGAAAGAAATACTCTGAAAAAGAGATAAATAGAATTTTGCAAAGAATACATGAGGACTATGCCACTATTCGAAGAGCCCTAATAGAATATGGGTTTATTGAGAGAACTAACGATTGCAGCAGTTATTGGGTAAAAGAATAA
- a CDS encoding pyridoxamine 5'-phosphate oxidase family protein has product MQYRMKKFQLTMEQIDELLHRGDTGRLATINESGYPYVVSMHYIYYNNKIYMHGLPKGQKIDNVNRNPKVCFEVSELFGLLTDNIENACDTEAKYNSVVIMGNASLIEDLDYKREVLNKIVEKYTPQFAGKELPDNMIKGTGVIQIDIVECTGKYHK; this is encoded by the coding sequence ATGCAATACAGAATGAAGAAGTTCCAATTAACCATGGAGCAGATTGACGAGCTGCTTCATCGTGGGGATACCGGACGATTGGCTACTATCAATGAGAGTGGTTATCCATATGTCGTTTCAATGCACTATATTTACTACAATAATAAAATTTATATGCATGGACTACCAAAGGGACAGAAAATCGATAATGTAAATCGAAACCCCAAGGTATGCTTTGAGGTCAGTGAGTTGTTTGGTCTTTTGACTGACAATATCGAAAATGCTTGTGATACTGAAGCAAAGTACAACAGTGTTGTAATTATGGGAAATGCTTCATTGATAGAGGATTTAGATTATAAACGTGAAGTATTGAATAAGATAGTTGAGAAGTACACTCCGCAATTTGCTGGAAAAGAACTTCCTGATAATATGATTAAGGGTACTGGTGTAATCCAGATAGATATCGTAGAATGTACAGGGAAATATCATAAATAG